The following nucleotide sequence is from Trifolium pratense cultivar HEN17-A07 linkage group LG2, ARS_RC_1.1, whole genome shotgun sequence.
AAGTTTAAGTATATTACTCAACCCTCTTtgataatttcaataattttggagttttgcttatgttttttttatttattattattattataggacAAATATTGACAAGATACTTGACTTTTTTATGAAAGACTTGAAACACAAGTTTCTTTTTCGTTGGGTAAGCATATTGTTTTGTGACTACTAAAATCTTTTGCATTCCTTTGTTTACTTagtttatttactatttatgaTCTTGCAAATTCTTGGTTTTTAATCTGCAGGACCAGTCTCACTGCACCACAACAACTATCCCCACTCCTGAAAACCCTGACAAGAACATAATGTTTAAAGAGTTGGAGAAACTTTGGGATGAGGAGGATCCCAACCTTTGTTGGGAGAAAGGATTTTTTAACGAATCAAATACATTGTTAATAGACGATTCTCCCTATAAGGGAATGTTGAATCCTGTAATTACAAATGACTCTCTTCTCTTTACTTGATAAAGCTTGTCCTATTTCCTTGTTAAAACTTGTCCTCTaaccttttttatattttgttttaggaATATAATGTGATCTATCCCGAAACATTCAAATATTGGATTGGAAAATGGGACAAAAGTTTAGTTAAAATCTATTGCTTTATATTTGGCTAATGTATTATGATAGGTTTTATGAATTCTCTCcatttttgttatgttttacATACTTGGCAGCTAAAGGAGGGGAGTTAAGGGAATTTCTGGAGGGTTTAGCCGAGGCTGATGACATACGTGATTACGTCAGAGAGAAATCAATTGGCAGACCCGCCGTTACTACAATAAATGACGATAACTACCCATATTTCGAAGCAAAAAACAGTATTTCTTAGTTTGGGCATATGTTCTTTTAGTACTATACAATGTTAATATAACTAGTATTTCTACCCGTGGGATGCACGGGGCAAATTATGTAtagaaattgtatttttattgtaaatttataaaaaaaaattaacaaatttatgAGTTTAAACTGAGCAAAAAGAAAATTTcagaatatataaattttaaaaacataatcaaaatacatgAATAAGAATGAGTTTAAAATGATGTTACCAATCAAGTAGTTCATGTCAATTTCCCCAACAATCTCTTGGAAAGAAATAAATGAATAGGAATAGACTGTTATCAGATCAATTCCACCTTCTGCAACCACTGAAGTTCGAATTTTGTCACCTTATCAATTTAGAAACACTTTGAATTAGAACTAAATCATAGAATATATTAGAGGAAgaataacagaaaaagaaacaaattaccTGAAAATAGGAATGACGATTCCATTGCATATGAATTGGAAGAAGAAATAACATTAAAGATGATATGATAAGGGGTTGGGAGAAGAGAAATTAGCATTCAAAAGGCCTCtttgttagaagtcccacattggctagtgATATGGCATAAATAGCCTTTATaaatgtagtgcaaacctcaactcacaagctagcttttgtggttgagtataggcctcataagttctaatatggtatcagagtctatcctagatccatttgttgtggagacctcccgtATTTGGGGCACCCGTTGTTGATTCCACGTTCCAGCTTATTCaattctggacgtgagggggtgtgttagaagtcccacattggctagtgATATGTCATAGATAGTCTTTATaaatgtagtgcaaacctcaactcacAAGCtaacttttgtggttgagtataggcctcatAAGTTCTAATACTCTTGAGAAAAGATTTTGGGTTGTGTTTGTTCACACCGCAGGTAGGTTCAATGTATGATAGAGGAAGTGGGATAACTTTCCTAAAAACATTTATTTCTAAttggaattataaaaaaataaaaaacacttaTGTATCCCAAGTCCCAACTAACATAActtctttaattattaattaattaatagtagtagtagttaaGAAAACAGATTGAACCTTATTCCACTCGTTTTTCTCAAAGTTATTTTAAGAGAACTTGTTTCTCCCAAGTAAATTATGCTGCCCAAGATAATTATGCTGTttaataattaacaataaaaaatagagtAATTAggaattaaataataaataataaaaaaataaaattaaagataagtAAAGAAATGTTTCTATTAATAGCATCTTATAAAATAGCAAGCACTTTCAATAGTTGACAAATGGCAAACTTGCTAAAAAACTACTCTTGCTTTATTATATTGTTTCATGATGTAaaatttaggcttaaatatgcaaaaggtctCTGTAGTTTGGGGTCACTTGAGTTTTGGTCCATGCACTTCAAAAAAACATTCAAATTGACCATGTactttaattttacttttagaaAGGTCCTCGAGTCCATTTTATTGATAATGTGTCATATTTTTTGCACACGTGACACTGATGATTCACGTAATTTTAGATGGAATGACAAAAATGCCCGTATTACTTGCTTGAAAACGGATtggggtaaaaaaaaaacaacaactaaGTGTAATTGTCAGTAATAAGGGCATTTTTGTCTATCCATATAAAATTATGTGAGTAATCAGTGTTACATGCATGTGCAAAAATGTGACACATAGTACAATAAAAGTGCAGAgttaatttgaaaatattttgaaatgtatatttaaacataaaatttaaaaataaattaaacttgtATGTAcacaatttaattttgttggaGTACATATATAATGGGTTTAATGAGACctatttaaaaattttgaatgagtgatatgaatatttaaaaaagaatttaatttatatgcaccgtcggtgtaacgttattttgcacatgcgtccaataatataccaacatatcatgtatgataattaaaaacacatgacgtatcacattcattaaatgatgtggcaacatatTATtggatatatgtgtaaaaaatatttataccgacaatgcacaacaattaaactctttaaaaaatagaattgaatcactaaaatatcaatttagcctaataattttctatttatttatttatttatatattgtcCTGACATTTAGGGTTGACGGAGGATCTCTCTCCCCGACAGACAGACCCCATATCGCGTTGCGCTGGTTCgttttcttcctcttctttcCCCTCCCCCGTTAATTTCACCGCTGTTTAATCTCgatttgcattttttattttcaggtTCCTCTACTATTTTCACGCGTGCTACATTTGCTCAAGGTATTTTCATTCCTTTTCAATTTATCATTCATTCTGTGAATTCGTGCTTAGTGTTGAAAAACTTTG
It contains:
- the LOC123910197 gene encoding uncharacterized protein LOC123910197 yields the protein MRNGHMLVNRKDLVNLINTLIARNDYTLISVFTRPSYLEFLEFCFDNVEVGIWSSKFKTNIDKILDFFMKDLKHKFLFRWDQSHCTTTTIPTPENPDKNIMFKELEKLWDEEDPNLCWEKGFFNESNTLLIDDSPYKGMLNPEYNVIYPETFKYWIGKWDKTKGGELREFLEGLAEADDIRDYVREKSIGRPAVTTINDDNYPYFEAKNSIS